A single region of the Glycine max cultivar Williams 82 chromosome 20, Glycine_max_v4.0, whole genome shotgun sequence genome encodes:
- the LOC102659511 gene encoding probable transcription factor At5g28040, producing the protein MLSPLVSWILSPSSSSSSSEEEEEEILDIITDNDINHENDQKLNVEDDECDVDNTIPVALAVPNASPAVTVAFPANDERNTIPVTATATTVVTCSKGQRNAKYSGMVRQYQRLWTKEDEMELLKGYLDYVKRHRKETTTLQSVVASLYDHVRPKLNVSFNKNQLVEKLRRLKRKHKLALDKDKDKEVPFRNPQEQAIFEISHKIWGIDTDNIIDQDALDGYESGHTPESHDHVGNIKVKIEQLDNNDEIDNRVPKRLRLDDADDVNKTNDQNNGDSIQGFIEETMRSCFPPLLKEVLHDAHEEPLPELEPIPMPLCPGEVDHEQWRKRRILELEVYVKRLELLQDQIKSRLEELRSN; encoded by the coding sequence ATGCTTTCCCCGTTGGTTTCTTGGATCTTGTCtccctcctcttcctcctcctcttccgaagaagaagaagaagagatccTTGACATTATCACAGATAATGACATTAACCATGAAAATGACCAAAAGCTCAATGTAGAAGATGACGAGTGTGATGTGGACAACACCATTCCCGTTGCACTTGCTGTTCCCAATGCCTCCCCCGCCGTGACAGTGGCCTTCCCGGCCAATGACGAAAGAAACACCATCCCAGTCACCGCCACTGCCACCACTGTCGTAACATGCTCAAAAGGGCAGCGCAACGCCAAGTATTCCGGAATGGTGAGACAATACCAAAGGCTGTGGACGAAGGAGGATGAGATGGAACTGTTGAAGGGATACCTTGATTACGTCAAGCGGCATAGAAAGGAAACCACCACCCTCCAAAGCGTCGTAGCCTCGTTGTATGATCACGTAAGGCCCAAACTGAACGTGAGTTTCAACAAAAATCAGCTTGTTGAGAAACTGCGTAGGTTAAAGAGAAAACACAAGTTAGCTTTGGACAAAGACAAGGACAAGGAGGTTCCCTTTAGAAACCCCCAGGAGCAGGCCATTTTTGAAATTTCCCACAAGATTTGGGGCATTGACACGGATAATATAATAGACCAAGATGCCTTGGATGGTTATGAATCAGGACACACTCCTGAAAGTCATGATCATGTTGGCAACATCAAGGTGAAGATTGAACAACTTGACAACAATGATGAAATAGATAATAGAGTGCCAAAGCGGTTGCGGCTAGATGATGCAGATGATGTgaacaaaacaaatgaccaaaacAATGGTGATAGCATACAAGGCTTCATTGAGGAGACCATGAGGTCATGTTTCCCACCATTGCTGAAGGAAGTGTTGCATGATGCACATGAAGAGCCACTTCCTGAGTTGGAGCCAATCCCAATGCCACTATGCCCTGGGGAAGTGGACCATGAACAATGGAGAAAACGGAGGATTTTGGAGTTGGAGGTGTATGTGAAGCGGTTGGAGTTGTTGCAGGATCAGATCAAGTCTAGATTGGAAGAGTTGCGATCTAACTGA
- the LOC100305568 gene encoding 40S ribosomal protein S24-1-like (The RefSeq protein has 1 substitution compared to this genomic sequence) has product MADKAVTIRTRKFMTNRLLSRKQFIVDVLHPGRANVSKAELKERLGRMYDVKDTNTVFVFKFRTHFGGGKSTGFGLIYDSVENAKKYEPKYRLIRNGLDTKVEKSRKQMKERKNRAKKIRGVKKTKASDAAKAGKKK; this is encoded by the exons ATGGCGGACAAGGCAGTCACCATCCGAACCAGAAAGTTCATGACAAACAGGCTTCTCTCCAGAAAGCAATTC ATCGTTGATGTCCTTCATCCAGGGAGGGCTAATGTTTCCAag GCTGAACTGAAGGAGAAATTGGGCAGAATGTATGACGTGAAAGACACTAACACTGTATTTGTCTTCAAGTTTCGAACTCATTTTGGTGGTGGCAAGTCCACTGGGTTTGGTTTGATCTATGATTCAGTTGAGAATGCCAAGAAGTACGAGCCTAAGTACAGGCTTATCAGG AATGGACTTGATACTAAAGTAGAGAAATCAAGGAAGCAAATGAAGGAGAGAAAGAATAGAGCTAAGAAGATTCGTGGAGTTAAGAAG ACAAAGGCTTCCGATGCTGCCAAGGCTGGAAAAAAGAAATGA
- the WNK1 gene encoding serine/threonine-protein kinase WNK1, with translation MNGVTHLEPDESEFVEVDPTGRYGRYNEILGKGASKTVYRAFDEYQGIEVAWNQVKLYDFLQSPEDLERLYCEIHLLKTLKHRNIMKFYTSWVDTANRNINFVTEMFTSGTLRQYRLKHKRVNIRAVKHWCRQILSGLLYLHSHDPPVIHRDLKCDNIFVNGNQGEVKIGDLGLAAILRKSHAAHCVGTPEFMAPEVYEEAYNELVDIYSFGMCILEMVTFEYPYSECTHPAQIYKKVISGKKPDALYRVKDPEVRQFVEKCLVTVSLRLSARELLNDPFLQIDDYEYDLKTVENGELDEFGSLMRQPFFDLHRSYSNFSNEYSNGFGYEGDWGPHPAEIEPSGIELFEYHDDDEPSEDVDISIKGKRKDDGGIFLRLRIADKEGRIRNIYFPFDIELDTAISVATEMVAELDMTDQDVTRIADMIDGEIASLVPEWRPGPGIDETPRYANEGFCHNCVSNHTSSGSFLDFLSNNPGNKNLQLLECCRHGCASMHGRFGEITFQSEEYDNHARGDLNVSSQLDSLQYQELWNQHESRELSPVESDQSHSDEQCEQLDKPIPAKDKAQDVWEKKFSPNAANSLRNLSGSHDFSTIRSTYCDLEDDYEKEIQKELRWLRAKYQMELRDHKDGQFGQCSHSSNSEHRTENGFLSPSLTETLKGGNNGTRLKPITTKWNCDSSSHPHVHESSPNSDTQRAQNCEAIESPGEGMVTAKSFYTGSLLPHSLHRTVSLPVDAVDI, from the exons ATGAATGGGGTCACACACCTTGAACCAGATGAGTCTGAGTTTGTTGAAGTTGATCCAACTGGAAGATATGGCAGA TACAATGAAATCCTTGGCAAAGGAGCTTCAAAGACAGT ATATAGAGCATTCGATGAGTATCAAGGGATTGAAGTTGCTTGGAACCAGGTCAAGTTGTATGATTTCCTGCAAAGCCCTGAAGATCTTGAAAGGCTTTACTGTGAAATTCATCTCCTGAAAACATTGAAGCACAGAAACATTATGAAGTTCTACACTTCTTGGGTCGATACTGCTAATAGGAACATCAACTTCGTGACTGAAATGTTCACATCCGGTACACTTAGGCA GTATAGGCTAAAGCACAAGAGAGTTAACATCAGAGCAGTGAAGCATTGGTGTAGACAGATCTTGAGCGGACTTCTCTATCTTCACAGTCACGACCCGCCTGTGATCCATAGAGATCTAAAATGTGATAATATTTTTGTCAATGGAAACCAAGGGGAAGTGAAGATTGGGGATCTTGGTTTGGCAGCAATTCTCCGGAAATCTCATGCTGCTCATTGTGTAg GGACGCCCGAGTTCATGGCCCCAGAAGTATATGAAGAGGCATATAATGAGTTAGTTGACATATATTCCTTTGGGATGTGCATATTAGAGATGGTCACATTTGAATATCCTTATAGTGAATGTACTCATCCGGCTCAAATCTACAAGAAAGTTATTTCT GGGAAAAAGCCAGATGCTTTGTATAGAGTGAAGGATCCAGAAGTGCGacaatttgttgaaaaatgcttggtcACAGTGTCTCTAAGGCTTTCTGCAAGAGAGCTTCTAAATGATCCATTTCTTCAAATTGATGATTATGAATATGATTTGAAAACTGTTGAAAATGGAGAACTGGATGAATTTGGTTCTCTCATGAGGCAGCCATTCTTTGATCTTCATCGAAGCTATAGCAACTTCAGTAATGAATACTCAAATGGCTTTGGGTATGAAGGAGACTGGGGTCCTCATCCAGCTGAGATCGAACCTAGTGGAATTGAACTTTTTGAGTACCATGATGATGACGAACCCTCTGAAGATGTCGACATAAGCATCAAGGGCAAGAGGAAAGATGATGGTGGCATCTTTTTGAGACTAAGAATTGCTGATAAAGAAG GTCGCATCCGAAATATTTATTTCCCATTTGACATAGAGCTGGACACAGCAATAAGTGTGGCAACTGAAATGGTTGCAGAGCTGGACATGACTGATCAGGATGTTACCAGAATAGCAGATATGATAGATGGGGAAATTGCGTCCTTGGTACCTGAATGGAGACCAGGACCAGGAATTGATGAGACTCCTCGTTATGCTAATGAAGGTTTCTGTCACAATTGTGTGTCTAATCATACTTCTAGCGGTTCTTTTCTGGATTTTCTTTCAAACAATCCAGGTAACAAGAACTTGCAACTTCTTGAGTGTTGTAGGCATGGATGTGCTTCAATGCATGGGCGGTTTGGGGAGATTACCTTCCAATCTGAAGAGTATGACAATCATGCTAGAGGGGATCTGAACGTATCAAGCCAATTAGACAGCTTGCAGTATCAAGAGTTATGGAATCAGCATGAAAGTCGTGAACTGAGTCCGGTAGAGTCTGATCAAAGCCATTCTGACGAACAATGTGAGCAATTAGATAAACCGATTCCGGCTAAAGACAAAGCACAGGATGTTTGGGAAAAAAAGTTTTCCCCCAATGCAGCAAATTCTCTAAGAAATTTATCAGGAAGTCATGATTTCTCTACTATCCGATCGACCTATTGCGACCTTGAGGATGACTATGAGAAAGAGATCCAAAAGGAACTCAGATGGCTCAGAGCCAAGTACCAAATGGAGTTAAGGGATCATAAGGATGGACAGTTTGGGCAATGCTCACATAGTAGTAACAGTGAGCACAGAACAGAAAATGGCTTTTTGTCACCTTCACTGACAGAAACATTAAAAGGAGGCAACAATGGGACTCGGTTGAAACCCATTACTACTAAGTGGAATTGTGATTCCAGTAGCCACCCTCATGTCCATGAAAGCAGCCCCAATTCGGACACCCAAAGGGCCCAAAATTGTGAGGCGATTGAATCCCCTGGAGAAGGTATGGTTACTGCAAAGAGTTTTTATACAGGCTCATTGCTGCCGCACTCTTTGCACAGGACAGTTTCTCTCCCAGTTGATGCTgttgatatataa
- the LOC100816644 gene encoding guanosine deaminase yields the protein MEDAAASAATANVLEAKDGTISVASAFPGHQEAVQDRDHKFLTKAVEEAYKGVECGDGGPFGAVVVLNDEVVVSCHNMVLRNTDPTAHAEVTAIREACQKLNQIELADCEIYASCEPCPMCFGAIHLSRIKRLVYGAKAEAAIAIGFDDFIADALRGTGFYQKAQLEIKKADGSGAVIAEQVFEKTKSKFTLY from the exons ATGGAGGATGCTGCTGCTTCTGCTGCTACTGCTAATG TATTGGAAGCCAAAGATGGTACTATTTCTGTTGCTTCAGCATTTCCTGGTCATCAAGAAG CTGTACAGGATAGAGACCACAAGTTCTTAACAAAAGCAGTTGAAGAAGCATACAAGGGGGTTGAATGTGGTGATGGAGGCCCATTTGGAGCAGTTGTTGTTCTAAATGATGAAGTAGTTGTAAGCTGTCATAACATGGTTTTACGAAACACTGATCCCACTGCCCATGCTGAGGTTACTGCTATAAGAGAG GCTTGTCAAAAGCTGAATCAAATTGAACTTGCTGACTGTGAAATCTATGCTTCTTGCGAGCCTTGTCCAATGTGCTTTGGTgcaattcatctttcaagaattAAG AGACTGGTTTACGGAGCTAAAGCAGAAGCTGCAATAGCAATTGGATTTGATGATTTCATTGCCGATGCACTGAGGGGCACTGGTTTTTATCAGAAGGCTCAGTTAGAGATCAAAAAGGCTGATGGTAGCGGTGCTGTTATTGcagaacaagtatttgagaAGACAAAATCCAAGTTTACTCTGTACTGA
- the WNK1 gene encoding serine/threonine-protein kinase WNK1 isoform X1, giving the protein MNGVTHLEPDESEFVEVDPTGRYGRYNEILGKGASKTVYRAFDEYQGIEVAWNQVKLYDFLQSPEDLERLYCEIHLLKTLKHRNIMKFYTSWVDTANRNINFVTEMFTSGTLRQYRLKHKRVNIRAVKHWCRQILSGLLYLHSHDPPVIHRDLKCDNIFVNGNQGEVKIGDLGLAAILRKSHAAHCVGTPEFMAPEVYEEAYNELVDIYSFGMCILEMVTFEYPYSECTHPAQIYKKVISGKKPDALYRVKDPEVRQFVEKCLVTVSLRLSARELLNDPFLQIDDYEYDLKTVENGELDEFGSLMRQPFFDLHRSYSNFSNEYSNGFGYEGDWGPHPAEIEPSGIELFEYHDDDEPSEDVDISIKGKRKDDGGIFLRLRIADKEGRIRNIYFPFDIELDTAISVATEMVAELDMTDQDVTRIADMIDGEIASLVPEWRPGPGIDETPRYANEGMDVLQCMGGLGRLPSNLKSMTIMLEGI; this is encoded by the exons ATGAATGGGGTCACACACCTTGAACCAGATGAGTCTGAGTTTGTTGAAGTTGATCCAACTGGAAGATATGGCAGA TACAATGAAATCCTTGGCAAAGGAGCTTCAAAGACAGT ATATAGAGCATTCGATGAGTATCAAGGGATTGAAGTTGCTTGGAACCAGGTCAAGTTGTATGATTTCCTGCAAAGCCCTGAAGATCTTGAAAGGCTTTACTGTGAAATTCATCTCCTGAAAACATTGAAGCACAGAAACATTATGAAGTTCTACACTTCTTGGGTCGATACTGCTAATAGGAACATCAACTTCGTGACTGAAATGTTCACATCCGGTACACTTAGGCA GTATAGGCTAAAGCACAAGAGAGTTAACATCAGAGCAGTGAAGCATTGGTGTAGACAGATCTTGAGCGGACTTCTCTATCTTCACAGTCACGACCCGCCTGTGATCCATAGAGATCTAAAATGTGATAATATTTTTGTCAATGGAAACCAAGGGGAAGTGAAGATTGGGGATCTTGGTTTGGCAGCAATTCTCCGGAAATCTCATGCTGCTCATTGTGTAg GGACGCCCGAGTTCATGGCCCCAGAAGTATATGAAGAGGCATATAATGAGTTAGTTGACATATATTCCTTTGGGATGTGCATATTAGAGATGGTCACATTTGAATATCCTTATAGTGAATGTACTCATCCGGCTCAAATCTACAAGAAAGTTATTTCT GGGAAAAAGCCAGATGCTTTGTATAGAGTGAAGGATCCAGAAGTGCGacaatttgttgaaaaatgcttggtcACAGTGTCTCTAAGGCTTTCTGCAAGAGAGCTTCTAAATGATCCATTTCTTCAAATTGATGATTATGAATATGATTTGAAAACTGTTGAAAATGGAGAACTGGATGAATTTGGTTCTCTCATGAGGCAGCCATTCTTTGATCTTCATCGAAGCTATAGCAACTTCAGTAATGAATACTCAAATGGCTTTGGGTATGAAGGAGACTGGGGTCCTCATCCAGCTGAGATCGAACCTAGTGGAATTGAACTTTTTGAGTACCATGATGATGACGAACCCTCTGAAGATGTCGACATAAGCATCAAGGGCAAGAGGAAAGATGATGGTGGCATCTTTTTGAGACTAAGAATTGCTGATAAAGAAG GTCGCATCCGAAATATTTATTTCCCATTTGACATAGAGCTGGACACAGCAATAAGTGTGGCAACTGAAATGGTTGCAGAGCTGGACATGACTGATCAGGATGTTACCAGAATAGCAGATATGATAGATGGGGAAATTGCGTCCTTGGTACCTGAATGGAGACCAGGACCAGGAATTGATGAGACTCCTCGTTATGCTAATGAAG GCATGGATGTGCTTCAATGCATGGGCGGTTTGGGGAGATTACCTTCCAATCTGAAGAGTATGACAATCATGCTAGAGGGGATCTGA